The genomic region CTTTTGACCAACACTGGGCCCTGTAGGCAAGCATGGAAGGgttagattgttttgtaaatGCTTAAAGGTGTAAACAAGagtaatatttattcaaatagaGGCCAAACTATAATAAGGAtcatcatttaacatttttatcagtaTTGAACTCAGCTTAGCAAAAGGAAACAAGATAGACTGATGATCATCAGGCCTTACAGTCATTACAAAATATCCAGTTAATGTAAAACCTTTCATGCATTAAATTATATAGAAATGTTAAACCTTACCTATAAAACAGAGGGAAAACACAAGTGATTTTAAGCTGAACAGATCCATGTTTCACTGCTAGGAAATATGTTattgcaatgttttttaaagggtAAATACTGGAAGCTCAAAGAGCATGTTTTCTCTGTAAACTTACCGTTTGTACAAACACGTTTAGTCAGCCAAAGCTAATTATTCACAGATTTCAACTTGTGTTACTTTTGTTGAAGATATAAGATTGATATAATCTTTGTGTGGCCAGCAAGATATGATCTGTTttactgtctttgtttttgttacaatcTACTGTTTGTTTAATGAGATGATATGGAGAATTTCAACCTAGTTTTTCTCCCTGtcactttttacacatttctccTGCTCTCATGCCTCAcatctcttttatttttctattttatgcaGTTGCATCTTCATGCATTCTTAAAATAATATGAACTGAACTGATGGCACCATGTCAAGCCTGGATTTATCTCTTATCCTGGATTTCTGAATCCGACGTTTTGTGAAACAGCCTTCAGTTTCGCACCTTGgttaaatattctgttttaaggtatgatttatgaataaaatgggATTGAACATATTCCATTTCCTACatcaaataaacagaagttGGCATCTGTGTGTGATGACTTGCTGCCTTGAACAAAAGATTTAGTTTTATGTAACAAAAAGATAAGgctaatgttttttcttcaccaataaaccaaaaatagtCTTGCTcatgatagatagatagatagatagatagatagatagatagatagatagatagatagatagatagatttctTAGAAgaccaccagatggcagcaCCTTGACAAAGATAAAATAAGCCACAATATTTTCTTCCAATTTTTCCCATTGTTCTGCTTAATTTATAATAGTTTATGCTTTATAATGCATTTTTCTATATGcattatgtgtttgtgtgaaacaaCCAGAAGATCAtcattaatcttttaaaaatatttttaacgcATTACATTTCAGTTTGGATAATTATTACTAATATTTTATATGACATGATGGTATTACACCACAACACATTCAAAGAAAAGGACAGAAAcgtatgaaataaattttaaaatgagagaaaaaaatagaaatttaaaaaatggcttaTGAAATTTTATCTGCGGTTAGTTGAGACTTCGTCATTCAGACTCATTTATCTGAAATATAACTCAGCGTTGCTGACGCTATAAATAAAACTCGCTTCTTATCGAAAAGTCGCAGGAAGTGACTCCTACTTGTCTTACTCATGCTCTTGTGTCCACACCTCGCTGGGTGTGTCCTTGTAAAAGCAGCAGGTACATCGAGGTTTCGCTCCTGTGTCTCTCTGCTGGGAAGACTTGAAACCGTCCAGGATGGATCTGATCGCCTTTTCGTTTCTTTTGCTCCTCTCTGTTAAGTTCGGTGAGTcttaagtttctttttatttaaattcttgaTACAGTCTGTATTTTAAGGCCTATTTTTAAACTGTCCGACTATTTATGTTTTCGCTCTGTCCTTCATGTCTGTTATTGGATGTACTTTAACTATATGAATGAAAAACGACTGCTTCATTTATTagattgttttgcttttgcttacACGCAGGGTGTTCTGCTGGAGACAACGTTCTACCCGACGGTCCTCTGGATGCACTTTTGGGGAAAGATTTGACAATAAATCTCCTGCGTCCAACAGAAAAGGGAGACATTATAACATGGAATTACAAGGGTTCTGCATCAATCGGTACTGTGAGAGATGGTACTGCTTCAATTAAAGACCCATATAAAGGCAGAGCTTCCATTAACACCACCGACGGGTCCCTGACTCTGAAGTCCCTAACATCAGTGGACAGCGGAGATTATAATGTAGTTATAATCAGGAATACAGATACTATTCCCGCAGAGGTTAAAATCCGAGTTCTGGGTGAGTCATTATTGCTTTATTATTGTCTGCTTAGTCTCTCTTATAGCTTAAGcatatatatttgatatttatatatatatatatctatttcttttatgacttttaaatgcaggaatatgtttgaaataatgTAGCCAGTGTCTGCTATAGTCTCTCTTGTAGCTTAAGAGTAAAACTCCTCCGCAAAGAGTtcctttgtttgtgtgtttgtttgtttttctatattGTCATATCTTTAACATGTTACGTGTTACTGCGCGTCCGAAAAAGTAACTGTCACACATAACAGGCTACTGAGAAAAAATAACCCTCCGCCAGCAGAAACTCAGGTACATCCGTGGCGACGCCTCGTATTTCGTACCAGCCACTTTACTAGGACTATGTTACGAGGCTGGGGGAAACCACGTCTGTTCAGACCTGTTTTATTTCACGGTTTATGCACTGTTAGTGTTTATAAATTTGTTAGAAGTGCATATGAGAAAAATCATGAAATTTGCTGGAAAAGTCACGAGTCCCACACACCAGGAGACACCAGGGCGTGGCTCCTAGTGCAGTTGGTATTTGTGCTTGTTTGCTGTTTCATAGGATCTAGCTTGAATAGTTTTAccctttgttttccttcctttttggCGTGACTCCCTTTTTAGTGCTGTTTTGAAGCCCAGAGCCCATTTGACTAATGGTGTCCTACTTTTACCACATTTGTAGGTCCACTTCCTGTATTTCTGTTCTCGATTTATCCCTAAGGAATAAGGCTATCATGTTGATTTACATCATAGTCTTCCTGGCTCTTTTAGATGGACCAGTTAGCAAACCAGTTTCCCACCAAAAATCGTGtaaattcttcaaaaaaacaaacatgaagttGCCGGGCATTTTGGAAAAGAATCAGTTCTTCTGGTTAGCACTCCTTATATACAGATTTCCACAGATTTGTTGCTGAATGGTTAGAAAGTCTTGGTACAAATTCTGCCTTTACAGCAGTATCATAGTCTCAGACCAAAAATCCAATGTCAAAATGACTGTTTcttgaaataaatgcaattgAAGCAACTTCCAGTTTTCTGTTGATCAGAATGTCTAAGGACTTACAATCAGTAATGTCTTTCTTGTTTGTAAATTTAGCATGGATCAAAAACCCATTTCTTAAAGTCATTATGCATGAAGCATAATTtaggattaaattaaattagatgaAGTTTATCTGATTCTTTGGTGGCTTTCCTTCTGGAGGAGTGGCTTCTTAACAGTTACAGACTTATCCATGAGAGAGTTTGCCTCTGTATTCTTTAAGGAAAGCCATTGTTGGCattcaaatatttgtaaaatttaagttcagttttctttccagttggtgtcatttccttcagcaTTAGAGCATATCCGTAAATTAGTGTAAGAGTCAGTTGAAAAGTTCTTACAGTTCAGATTCAGATGTGGTTGCCTCTCCTTTATGTTCTCTCACACCCAGTCTTGCCTAATCTGCTGATTGCAAGTAGTACAGTCATTGTTGGAACTCCTGGATTATCGGTAACCAGTTAAACAGGTCTAATGGTTGCAGTACTTCATCCATTTTCATTCACTGTATTGATATGTTGATTTCAGCtcacaaataaatgttgaagaGGACTCAGTCCCGGGTGTGTGCATTATTGACTCTTTGCTTGTCATTATAGTCAGATTTCATCTACAAAAGAACATATTTCTTAAGATCTTtgtggaaatgcttttcttATGACACATATCCTGTTAAGATTTCAACAAAGTTCAATCAAATACAGTTAAATTTCATAAAACATAGATTTGacattgtgaaataaatttccCAAGACTTGAATACAACATCTGATTGATGTTGAGAAATGTCATTGAGATTTATGAATTCTAAATTTGACTCTGAAAACATGCTAGTGATGGAAatcttcttgtgtttttttctctgcagagcCTGTGTCTGACGTCATGATCAAATCAAACCTTCCTGAAGTCATTGAGTACAACAGCACAGTGGAGCTCACCTGCTCTTGTAAAGGATCTATTGAGAGCTTCACCTGGACCAATGACAGCAAAATCATTGAACCTGATGGCAAACGGTTTACTGTGAAATCGTCGGTGATGTCAGACACGGTGAAATTAGTTCATATGCATTTTGACATTAAGAATTTATAATTCGATTAATAGTAGATATGCAAATGCAAAGTTTTTATACACCGAGTATAAGCTTTTAAACTAAACTGGTTGTTTAAATTTGTGAattaaattttctcttttttctctttagattGAAATACCGGGAAAATATTCTAGTAAGCTGACTATCACAGATGTCCAGAGGTATGACCTGGTTGGCCCAATTGTCTGCACAGCAGCAAACTCACTGCAAAAAGAGAGCAGCGCCAAATTCAACCTCACAGTCTACTGTAAGTTATTCACCTACACTTCACAGTAACGTCTTCTTAAGCAGCCTTAAAGGCGGAACTGatattcttagaaaaaaataacagaattggATAGAGAGATTGCATTAAACTTCACAGAACATATAATGATTACAAGCTAATTTTATTCCAGCTGCAACATTTATATCTTGGATACAAGCTTAGCATAAGAAATGTCTTGAGCAAACTTTTCTGGTTGATAAATTCCAGTTATCTCTGAGGTCTGGCCTGCTAGCTTCAATTTAGACTAAATGggaatttgttttcttaaggaCTGTAATatacaaaaaacagattaatttgtaaaatccaatagaaaatgaaggaattacAATAATGTTCTAATTTCTCAATTATAGTGCTGGCAGAATATTATGGCAAGTATAAGGAAGTGGGTTATGACTACTTATTTGCCTTGCTGGATTggcatgttctcttgtttttcccaTTCTGAAGACTGGCTAAAAGTAATTGGCATTGTTTTCACCTTAGGGAAAATGGAAGACACTTTTTGACTATGttgtggaaatatatttttccagttgaaacagtgaagtaaaagtaatttgaaGGCTTTATTTTTGGATGCATGTCAAACTTGCAGCTCATATCGGTCATGGCGGTTAGACAGATATCGGTATTCTCTATTcatttcagtcagttttcatTGTTTGCCAGGTTACACTTGACTGAATGAGCTCCACACCTGTTTGACAACAAAAGGTCACCGAGAGCAAGTGGCCATTTGTCATAAATAGTTAATCTACATGGGTTTCTTCTTCAAAGTCATGCCAACATATGAGGATGTACATCATGTCTGGAGTTATTCCTGTAAAAGAATTAAATCCTGTTCCAAttccaacaaaaaaaccttATCTTAGCAGCTTTGTAGCAATATAAACTACTGCATTTGAAACTGCTGTGCATGTTTGCAAGGCGCTCCCTTTCAGCCTACCCTCTAAGGCCAAAACCACATTGTGTACACAGCAGCCTACACCTCCACTCCTTCAGCATGAATAACCTGAAAGGCAGACAAACCACACCAACCACAGTTTTATCCTGTTATTAATTAATCAAGAGCTTACCGCTACAGTTCAGGAGGGCTCAGGAGGGACAGGTCAAGTTGGATAAGGAAAGCAAAAAATCTGACCATCTGCTCATAAAATGAATGTCATTTcaatgaaaatgacattttcattgaaaatgtcatttttgtaaCTTGTAGCTGCAGAATCACCCTGAAAGAGACTGTTTTGTGAACCCGTAGTTGTACAGCTGTGTAAGAAACAGTAGAAGCAGTTTCACAACCCCCCGTTCCCCAAAACAAGTAAAACTAAGACTACACATaatccaaaaaacaaacatataagtTTCTTCCAttatcactgcaaaaactcaaagtcttaccaagtaattttggtctagtttctagttcaaatatcttactaTATGTGAAATAAGATAAACGtactttaaagtaacttttcagcaagatatagatgaagcttattttaagtaaataattccttaatattgatgaaaaattacttgttctattggcagacaaattaacttataacatgcgaaaaattatttaagttaaataatctgctagtactttttcatctaTACTTACTACAAACAAGCTTCTGTATCTTGCTAaaaggttacttgtaagttagttttggcTTATTTCCAGTTTGCGAACATATCTGCAgtagaaaatagacaaaaaatacttggtaagattttgtgtttttgcagtgcatataTTATTTGCAGACAAACAATCTTatatgtttagattttattatgtGTATTTGTTCCACAGATGGACCCGAGGATGTCACCATTAAGACCTCTGCACCACTGAAATTTGTCCCGTCCAATTCGAATTTCAACCTGACATGTTCGGCCTCCTCCAAACCCGCTGCCACTTTCACCTGGTTTTACGAAACAAAGCAGATACAGGCCACTGGTCCAGTCCTCACCCTGAAAGTCATTGAGGAGCAGGGGTTTGGGCATACACTGGGCAACTACAAGTGTGTAGCTCAAAATGACAAGACCAAACGATCGGTTCCGTCTACTGCTGTTCAGTTCTCCGTGATGGGTGAGTATTGACTAGAAAATACCCAATGTTAGTTAAATCAGGTACTGTGTTATGCTAATGGCCATCACATTTAGATCTGGAATAGTTGAccaagtattttcttttaaaatagcaGTCTGACTACCATTTGACTGaacttaataaaaatgacaaatgagtttatatagttattattattattattaacattaccttaagagaaaaaaattgtttgaattGACCATCAAGCCAACAATGTAATTCAAATGAGACCTTATCAATATCTTTAAATTAGAGGTAGAATATGcatacttatttttcttttaaatagaaTCAGTAAAAGATGGGAAGTAAGGGAATGATAATTtgataatttattgttttctaaaaacaaatagttCATATCAGTGTTTATTccacagacaaacaaaactaaagtctCAGATTTGTGACACACCTTAGAAGAACCAGACTGTTAAATTAACACCTACAAGCAAACCTTCTGTGCTTTCAGGGACACCCAACAAACAGACTGTGCTTGATATTTTGTGTCACAAGCAGTTTCTGTAATTTGTAAccaaacattattttatattttgctttctgTCATGCCTGTTGTTTCCTGCTGATAACAAACCATTTCTGCGTGCAAAGCTGCTGGGTTGGAGGGTCTTACATTATGCCTGAAggagttttttgtgtttgtttgtgagataaaacagaaatgtgacagTTGGATCCAATATAAAACCGGCTTCACCTTTTGTTTTGGTGACTCATGTCATCTTTGGCATGTTGAAACAGCATTAAATCATGAATTCTCCAGCATTACAGCTCAAACAAGCATTACAGCTCAAACCTAGCTGTAATGCAACCTAGCAAGCAGTGATGGACTTCTGGAGTCCATCACTGCTTCAAGTTAGGAAGTGAACATTTGCACCTCAAAATGAAAAAGTCCTTTCTAAGCCTGAAAACTAGTTGTGCCACCTTTGGCAGAAACATTTGCAATGAATGGgaatgagtttttttattttgctatagAGAAATTTTTGTTAACTCTTAATTTTAGAGTAGTTTTAATTCAGCCCTCTAGCATGACCAGCCTGTTTGAGACAATCACAAAGTATCTTAAtgaattattactttattttatttcagaaaccgtgtagttttccttttttgaga from Xiphophorus couchianus chromosome 13, X_couchianus-1.0, whole genome shotgun sequence harbors:
- the LOC114155695 gene encoding carcinoembryonic antigen-related cell adhesion molecule 5-like, with protein sequence MDLIAFSFLLLLSVKFGCSAGDNVLPDGPLDALLGKDLTINLLRPTEKGDIITWNYKGSASIGTVRDGTASIKDPYKGRASINTTDGSLTLKSLTSVDSGDYNVVIIRNTDTIPAEVKIRVLEPVSDVMIKSNLPEVIEYNSTVELTCSCKGSIESFTWTNDSKIIEPDGKRFTVKSSVMSDTIEIPGKYSSKLTITDVQRYDLVGPIVCTAANSLQKESSAKFNLTVYYGPEDVTIKTSAPLKFVPSNSNFNLTCSASSKPAATFTWFYETKQIQATGPVLTLKVIEEQGFGHTLGNYKCVAQNDKTKRSVPSTAVQFSVMEAISGITLSGPKGILIADNSSAKLSCQATQGNVTDRVWLKDGKPLSPDSHVKFSNDSSSISIEVLKKEDNGEYICQLSNSVSSKEANFTMVVVYGPESPVVKGDKEVQLKTRVELTCSVSSVPPAKIIWKLNGTVIPGETKDTLIYNNIEYKHSGTYTCEASNELTGKSTNSPSLSVTVKENIDEGLSDGAIAGIVIGCLVAVGAAIALFFYCRGKVPVSSPY